Proteins from a genomic interval of Uloborus diversus isolate 005 chromosome 4, Udiv.v.3.1, whole genome shotgun sequence:
- the LOC129220062 gene encoding calmodulin-A-like, giving the protein LQVDYGLTEEQVAELREAFLLFDKDSDGMITSAELGVVMRSLGQRPSEMQLRNMVHKVDKDGNGTIEFDEFLCLMSKKLRSSSSAEGEQELREAFRVFDSDGDGFISPAELSQVMRQLGEKLSDDEVLDMIREADLNGDGRVDYNEFVCILTSSK; this is encoded by the exons TTACAGGTGGATTATGGGTTGACGGAAGAACAAGTAGCTG AATTGCGAGAAGCGTTCCTTCTGTTCGACAAGGATTCGGATGGAATGATCACCAGCGCAGAGCTGGGCGTGGTGATGCGGTCCCTTGGACAACGGCCCTCCGAAATGCAGCTCAGGAATATGGTTCACAAGGTGGACAAGGACG GCAACGGCACCATCGAGTTCGACGAGTTCCTGTGCCTGATGAGCAAGAAGCTTCGATCCTCGTCCTCGGCCGAGGGCGAGCAGGAGCTGCGAGAGGCCTTCCGCGTCTTCGACTCGGACGGGGACGGCTTCATCAGTCCGGCCGAGCTCTCGCAGGTCATGCGGCAGCTGGGGGAGAAGCTCTCGGACGACGAGGTGCTGGACATGATCCGGGAGGCCGACCTCAACGGAGACGGACGCGTCGACTACAACG AATTCGTCTGCATCCTGACGTCATCGAAATGA